Proteins encoded within one genomic window of Cucumis sativus cultivar 9930 chromosome 3, Cucumber_9930_V3, whole genome shotgun sequence:
- the LOC101202940 gene encoding nudix hydrolase 8 isoform X1, with amino-acid sequence MDMSLLEPKSVVSSPFSSFRHQVQRFSRCSSCIGKFSRASYSNGVPNKAYCSGAVSSIGQDKLPAEGFTHQINGTNGLSSKLFSRDRRLLDAVDDQYDGIVIDPNGLPSNPVVFSSNLRFSLSHWKKKGKKGVWLKLLVEQSELIPIALKAGFQYHHAEPEYLMLTYWIPDGPCMLPSNASHHVGVGGFVINDRNEVLVVQEKYCSPAFANFWKIPTGFIVQKEEIYTGVTREVKEETGIETEFIEVIAFRHAHNIAFEKSDLFFVCMLRPLSTEIIVDDLEIQAAKWMPLAEFVEQSLVKEDVMFKKIIDICIARLDKYYCGLNVHQLVSKFDGKLSSLYYNTIEGEDLTCTGK; translated from the exons ATGGATATGTCGTTGTTGGAACCTAAATCTGTGGTTTCCTCACCATTTTCAAGCTTCAGACACCAAGTTCAGAGGTTTTCTAGGTGCTCTTCTTGTATAG GGAAATTTTCCAGGGCTTCTTATTCAAATGGTGTGCCAAACAAGGCGTACTGTAGTGGAGCTGTTAGTTCAATTGGTCAGGATAAACTACCAGCTGAAGGTTTTACTCATCAGATAAATGGAACTAATGGATTGAGTTCAAAGCTGTTTTCAAGAGATCGTAGATTGTTAGATGCAGTTGATGATCAATATGATGGAATTGTCATTGATCCGAATGGATTGCCTTCAAATCCGGTTGTCTTTTCGTCCAATCTTCGTTTCTCTCTTTCCCATTGGAAAAAGAAG GGAAAGAAGGGAGTTTGGCTTAAGTTGCTAGTCGAACAGTCAGAGCTAATCCCTATCGCCCTAAAG GCAGGATTTCAGTACCATCATGCTGAGCCAGAGTACCTGATGTTAACTTATTGGATACCTGACGGACCCTGCATGCTTCCTTCTAATGCTTCGCATCACGTCGGGGTTGGAGGGTTTGTCATCAATGACAGAAATGAG GTCTTGGTAGTGCAAGAAAAATACTGTTCCCCAGCATTTGCTAATTTTTGGAAAATACCAACTGGTTTCATTGTTCAG AAGGAAGAGATCTATACGGGTGTTACTAGAGAAGTTAAGGAGGAAACTGGT ATTGAAACTGAGTTTATTGAAGTAATAGCTTTCAG GCATGCTCACAACATAGCGTTCGAGAAGTCAGATTTGTTCTTCGTCTGCATGCTTAGACCTTTATCGACTGAGATTATTGTGGACGATCTCGAAATTCAAGCAGCAAAG TGGATGCCTTTAGCTGAATTTGTGGAGCAATCTCTTGTAAAAGAAGATGTGATGTTTAAGAAGATTATCGACATCTGCATCGCCCGACTagataaatattattgtgGCCTAAACGTTCATCAACTCGTCTCGAAATTTGACGGTAAACTGTCGTCACTTTACTACAATACTATCGAAGGAGAAGATCTAACCTGTACCGGAAAGTGA
- the LOC101202940 gene encoding nudix hydrolase 8 isoform X2 — MDMSLLEPKSVVSSPFSSFRHQVQRFSRCSSCIGKFSRASYSNGVPNKAYCSGAVSSIGQDKLPAEGFTHQINGTNGLSSKLFSRDRRLLDAVDDQYDGIVIDPNGLPSNPVVFSSNLRFSLSHWKKKGKKGVWLKLLVEQSELIPIALKAGFQYHHAEPEYLMLTYWIPDGPCMLPSNASHHVGVGGFVINDRNEVLVVQEKYCSPAFANFWKIPTGFIVQIETEFIEVIAFRHAHNIAFEKSDLFFVCMLRPLSTEIIVDDLEIQAAKWMPLAEFVEQSLVKEDVMFKKIIDICIARLDKYYCGLNVHQLVSKFDGKLSSLYYNTIEGEDLTCTGK, encoded by the exons ATGGATATGTCGTTGTTGGAACCTAAATCTGTGGTTTCCTCACCATTTTCAAGCTTCAGACACCAAGTTCAGAGGTTTTCTAGGTGCTCTTCTTGTATAG GGAAATTTTCCAGGGCTTCTTATTCAAATGGTGTGCCAAACAAGGCGTACTGTAGTGGAGCTGTTAGTTCAATTGGTCAGGATAAACTACCAGCTGAAGGTTTTACTCATCAGATAAATGGAACTAATGGATTGAGTTCAAAGCTGTTTTCAAGAGATCGTAGATTGTTAGATGCAGTTGATGATCAATATGATGGAATTGTCATTGATCCGAATGGATTGCCTTCAAATCCGGTTGTCTTTTCGTCCAATCTTCGTTTCTCTCTTTCCCATTGGAAAAAGAAG GGAAAGAAGGGAGTTTGGCTTAAGTTGCTAGTCGAACAGTCAGAGCTAATCCCTATCGCCCTAAAG GCAGGATTTCAGTACCATCATGCTGAGCCAGAGTACCTGATGTTAACTTATTGGATACCTGACGGACCCTGCATGCTTCCTTCTAATGCTTCGCATCACGTCGGGGTTGGAGGGTTTGTCATCAATGACAGAAATGAG GTCTTGGTAGTGCAAGAAAAATACTGTTCCCCAGCATTTGCTAATTTTTGGAAAATACCAACTGGTTTCATTGTTCAG ATTGAAACTGAGTTTATTGAAGTAATAGCTTTCAG GCATGCTCACAACATAGCGTTCGAGAAGTCAGATTTGTTCTTCGTCTGCATGCTTAGACCTTTATCGACTGAGATTATTGTGGACGATCTCGAAATTCAAGCAGCAAAG TGGATGCCTTTAGCTGAATTTGTGGAGCAATCTCTTGTAAAAGAAGATGTGATGTTTAAGAAGATTATCGACATCTGCATCGCCCGACTagataaatattattgtgGCCTAAACGTTCATCAACTCGTCTCGAAATTTGACGGTAAACTGTCGTCACTTTACTACAATACTATCGAAGGAGAAGATCTAACCTGTACCGGAAAGTGA